The Rhopalosiphum maidis isolate BTI-1 chromosome 1, ASM367621v3, whole genome shotgun sequence genome has a segment encoding these proteins:
- the LOC113559358 gene encoding casein kinase I-like isoform X2, whose product MELRVGNKYRLGRKIGSGSFGDIYLGTNISTGEEVAIKLECIKTRHPQLHIESKIYKMLSRAPGIPIIKWCGSEGDYNVMVMELLGPSLEDLFNFCSRRFSIKTVLLLADQLLDRIEYIHSKNFIHRDIKPDNFLMGLGKRGNLVYIIDFGLAKKYCDSRTNEHIMYRENKNLTGTARYASINTHLGIEQSRRDDLESLGYVLMYFNRGSLPWQGLKAVTKRQKYERISEKKIVTSFEDLCKGYPNEFLTYLLYCRALRFTEKPDFTYLRQLFRQLFHRQGFTYDYIFDWNMLKFGANGARYSGSDDQKNASHQDSRRAMQDSSSPSTNVQPLNSRAQADQSGIKNFLSKVPLVPMDNCSGGGVIQPLPTRLRYSADPGSARPVRTQTRSSAMATSESPSVTQPLQTNVSGSMIPPA is encoded by the exons ATGGAACTGAGGGTTGGCAATAAATACCGGCTGGGACGGAAGATCGGTAGCGGTTCGTTTGGCGACATCTACCTCG gtacaaATATTTCTACAGGAGAAGAAGTAGCCATTAAATTAGAATGTATAAAAACGCGACACCCCCAGTTGCACATAGAAtccaaaatttacaaaatgctTTCAAGAGCAC ctggtatacctataataaaatggtGCGGTTCCGAAGGAGATTACAATGTTATGGTAATGGAATTACTAGGTCCGTCATTAGAGgatcttttcaatttttgttccagaagattttcaataaaaactgtGCTACTATTAGCTGACCaattg CTGGATAGAATAGagtatatacatagtaaaaaCTTCATACACAGGGATATCAAGCCAGACAATTTTCTAATGGGTTTGGGTAAACGTGGCAATTtggtgtatattatagattttggtCTTGCAAAGAAATATTGCGATAGCCGAACTAATGAACATATAATGTATCGAGAGAACAAAAATCTCACTGGAACTGCTCGATATGCTTCCATAAATACCCATTTAggaatag aacaaAGTCGAAGAGATGATCTAGAGTCTCTTggttatgtattaatgtacttCAATCGTGGTTCTTTGCCATGGCAAGGTTTAAAAGCAGTTACTAAACGACAAAAATATGAACGTatcagtgaaaaaaaaattgttacttCATTTGAAGATTTATGCAAAGGATATccaa atgaatttttaacatacttGTTATATTGTCGTGCTTTGAGATTCACAGAAAAACcagattttacttatttaaggCAATTATTTAGGCAGTTGTTCCATCGTCAAGGATTTACATACgactatatttttgattggaatatgttgaaattt ggaGCAAATGGTGCTCGTTATAGTGGATCAGACGATCAAAAAAATGCCTCGCATCAAGATAGTAGACGTGCAATGCAAGACAGTAGCTCTCCTTCTACTAACGTCCAACCACTAAATAGTCGCGCTCAAGCTGATCAGAGTGGgataaagaattttttatccAAAGTTCCTCTGGTACCAATGGATAATTGTTCag gcGGTGGTGTTATTCAACCGTTACCAACAAGATTGCGTTATAGTGCTGATCCTGGTTCAGCACGACCAGTTAGAACTCAAACTCGAAGCTCAGCAATGGCAACATCTGAATCGCCGTCTGTTACTCAACCTTTGCAAACCAA CGTCTCCGGTTCAATGATACCACCTGCGTGA
- the LOC113559358 gene encoding casein kinase I-like isoform X1 has product MELRVGNKYRLGRKIGSGSFGDIYLGTNISTGEEVAIKLECIKTRHPQLHIESKIYKMLSRAPGIPIIKWCGSEGDYNVMVMELLGPSLEDLFNFCSRRFSIKTVLLLADQLLDRIEYIHSKNFIHRDIKPDNFLMGLGKRGNLVYIIDFGLAKKYCDSRTNEHIMYRENKNLTGTARYASINTHLGIEQSRRDDLESLGYVLMYFNRGSLPWQGLKAVTKRQKYERISEKKIVTSFEDLCKGYPNEFLTYLLYCRALRFTEKPDFTYLRQLFRQLFHRQGFTYDYIFDWNMLKFGANGARYSGSDDQKNASHQDSRRAMQDSSSPSTNVQPLNSRAQADQSGIKNFLSKVPLVPMDNCSGGGVIQPLPTRLRYSADPGSARPVRTQTRSSAMATSESPSVTQPLQTKSVSVTRRNRHQT; this is encoded by the exons ATGGAACTGAGGGTTGGCAATAAATACCGGCTGGGACGGAAGATCGGTAGCGGTTCGTTTGGCGACATCTACCTCG gtacaaATATTTCTACAGGAGAAGAAGTAGCCATTAAATTAGAATGTATAAAAACGCGACACCCCCAGTTGCACATAGAAtccaaaatttacaaaatgctTTCAAGAGCAC ctggtatacctataataaaatggtGCGGTTCCGAAGGAGATTACAATGTTATGGTAATGGAATTACTAGGTCCGTCATTAGAGgatcttttcaatttttgttccagaagattttcaataaaaactgtGCTACTATTAGCTGACCaattg CTGGATAGAATAGagtatatacatagtaaaaaCTTCATACACAGGGATATCAAGCCAGACAATTTTCTAATGGGTTTGGGTAAACGTGGCAATTtggtgtatattatagattttggtCTTGCAAAGAAATATTGCGATAGCCGAACTAATGAACATATAATGTATCGAGAGAACAAAAATCTCACTGGAACTGCTCGATATGCTTCCATAAATACCCATTTAggaatag aacaaAGTCGAAGAGATGATCTAGAGTCTCTTggttatgtattaatgtacttCAATCGTGGTTCTTTGCCATGGCAAGGTTTAAAAGCAGTTACTAAACGACAAAAATATGAACGTatcagtgaaaaaaaaattgttacttCATTTGAAGATTTATGCAAAGGATATccaa atgaatttttaacatacttGTTATATTGTCGTGCTTTGAGATTCACAGAAAAACcagattttacttatttaaggCAATTATTTAGGCAGTTGTTCCATCGTCAAGGATTTACATACgactatatttttgattggaatatgttgaaattt ggaGCAAATGGTGCTCGTTATAGTGGATCAGACGATCAAAAAAATGCCTCGCATCAAGATAGTAGACGTGCAATGCAAGACAGTAGCTCTCCTTCTACTAACGTCCAACCACTAAATAGTCGCGCTCAAGCTGATCAGAGTGGgataaagaattttttatccAAAGTTCCTCTGGTACCAATGGATAATTGTTCag gcGGTGGTGTTATTCAACCGTTACCAACAAGATTGCGTTATAGTGCTGATCCTGGTTCAGCACGACCAGTTAGAACTCAAACTCGAAGCTCAGCAATGGCAACATCTGAATCGCCGTCTGTTACTCAACCTTTGCAAACCAAGTCAGTATCTGTGACCAGACGCAATCGCCATCAAACTTAA
- the LOC113559358 gene encoding casein kinase I-like isoform X3 encodes MELRVGNKYRLGRKIGSGSFGDIYLGTNISTGEEVAIKLECIKTRHPQLHIESKIYKMLSRAPGIPIIKWCGSEGDYNVMVMELLGPSLEDLFNFCSRRFSIKTVLLLADQLLDRIEYIHSKNFIHRDIKPDNFLMGLGKRGNLVYIIDFGLAKKYCDSRTNEHIMYRENKNLTGTARYASINTHLGIEQSRRDDLESLGYVLMYFNRGSLPWQGLKAVTKRQKYERISEKKIVTSFEDLCKGYPNEFLTYLLYCRALRFTEKPDFTYLRQLFRQLFHRQGFTYDYIFDWNMLKFGANGARYSGSDDQKNASHQDSRRAMQDSSSPSTNVQPLNSRAQADQSGIKNFLSKVPLVPMDNCSGGGVIQPLPTRLRYSADPGSARPVRTQTRSSAMATSESPSVTQPLQTNFHVLPYTY; translated from the exons ATGGAACTGAGGGTTGGCAATAAATACCGGCTGGGACGGAAGATCGGTAGCGGTTCGTTTGGCGACATCTACCTCG gtacaaATATTTCTACAGGAGAAGAAGTAGCCATTAAATTAGAATGTATAAAAACGCGACACCCCCAGTTGCACATAGAAtccaaaatttacaaaatgctTTCAAGAGCAC ctggtatacctataataaaatggtGCGGTTCCGAAGGAGATTACAATGTTATGGTAATGGAATTACTAGGTCCGTCATTAGAGgatcttttcaatttttgttccagaagattttcaataaaaactgtGCTACTATTAGCTGACCaattg CTGGATAGAATAGagtatatacatagtaaaaaCTTCATACACAGGGATATCAAGCCAGACAATTTTCTAATGGGTTTGGGTAAACGTGGCAATTtggtgtatattatagattttggtCTTGCAAAGAAATATTGCGATAGCCGAACTAATGAACATATAATGTATCGAGAGAACAAAAATCTCACTGGAACTGCTCGATATGCTTCCATAAATACCCATTTAggaatag aacaaAGTCGAAGAGATGATCTAGAGTCTCTTggttatgtattaatgtacttCAATCGTGGTTCTTTGCCATGGCAAGGTTTAAAAGCAGTTACTAAACGACAAAAATATGAACGTatcagtgaaaaaaaaattgttacttCATTTGAAGATTTATGCAAAGGATATccaa atgaatttttaacatacttGTTATATTGTCGTGCTTTGAGATTCACAGAAAAACcagattttacttatttaaggCAATTATTTAGGCAGTTGTTCCATCGTCAAGGATTTACATACgactatatttttgattggaatatgttgaaattt ggaGCAAATGGTGCTCGTTATAGTGGATCAGACGATCAAAAAAATGCCTCGCATCAAGATAGTAGACGTGCAATGCAAGACAGTAGCTCTCCTTCTACTAACGTCCAACCACTAAATAGTCGCGCTCAAGCTGATCAGAGTGGgataaagaattttttatccAAAGTTCCTCTGGTACCAATGGATAATTGTTCag gcGGTGGTGTTATTCAACCGTTACCAACAAGATTGCGTTATAGTGCTGATCCTGGTTCAGCACGACCAGTTAGAACTCAAACTCGAAGCTCAGCAATGGCAACATCTGAATCGCCGTCTGTTACTCAACCTTTGCAAACCAA CTTTCATGTCCTACCTTACACATATTAA
- the LOC113557034 gene encoding uncharacterized protein LOC113557034, with product MYLYGWNLILVILVARKANGVVIDLSHGYQNQSTTCWNPTQRFEIFGVKRGESSRWYSTQSFSVSEHCGTHLDAPYHFYQAGWKLDDIPLERMIVEGVHLNVSREVNGNGDFLLTVDHLKKWEHENGPLPQRSVILVNFGWAHKFGNRQLYYNNDTERSLLSFPGLSKEAAQWIVDSKKVFGIGVDGPSVDAGRTTTHDVHRIVSKANIYNLENVALNGTTLPSKGFKLIIQPIKIIGGTGAPCRILAFTNNTLDK from the exons ATGTATTTATATGGGTGGAActtaattttggtaattttggTGGCAAGGAAAGCTAACGGTGTTGTGATTGATTTAAGTCATGGTTATCAAAACCAATCTACTACCTGTTGGAATCCAACGCAGCGGTTCGAAATATTTGGAGTAAAGAGAGGCGAAAGTTCTAGATGGTATTCAACACAGAGTTTTTCAGTATCTGAACATTGTGGCACTCATTTAGATGCAccttatcatttttatcaagCCGGATGGAAATTAGATGATATTCCATTAGAGCGCATGATAGTTGAAg GTGTGCATCTTAATGTCAGTCGTGAAGTTAATGGAAACGGTGACTTTTTACTGACAGTcgatcatttgaaaaaatgggAACACGAAAATGGTCCACTTCCACAGCGTTCTGTGATATTAGTCAATTTCGGTTGGGCTCACAAGTTTGGCAATCGTcaactatactataataacgaCACAGAGCGATCATTATTaag ttttccaGGATTATCTAAAGAAGCAGCACAGTGGATTGTGGATTCCAAAAAAGTATTTGGCATAGGAGTAGATGGCCCGAGTGTCGATGCAGGCAGAACAACGACACACGATGTGCACAGAATAGTATCTAAAgcgaatatatataatcttgAAAACGTAGCTTTAAATGGTACGACATTACCATCAAAAggatttaaacttattatccAGCCAATCAAAATTATAGGAGGTACCGGTGCACCTTGTCGGATTTTagcttttacaaataatacactCGATAAATGA
- the LOC113556213 gene encoding probable serine/threonine-protein kinase clkA has product MDLRFYFVVNILTVLLIHEVVFSKCDLKIKTYNHVTKSYVEEFQRKERQAPDPSRMYLPPKIDSVASNGFGGQIDASNNFGNNNNSYGEVENSQDTFTTDNYDLSPTTPEDESDSTLGLFDTINRMSSGSVGSSLDQSNGYNTLSPEGNNFRQPSNKNNDYTSGVNLSGTNNNYGTLLGTTSIPTNNGVTAQTGTTDGYGQNELLKTAQNQGPSKYNYNEATAANQFGQNPSTAGGQYSQKSTAENTAGGYGNTYFSTSKALLQGNNRIDGQNSYGQGGSGNIDPNRGQSFSVDNNGYGNTIPNSFGQKYTNGDYNQNGNGNIANTQFSIEKSIDISNNPSSISSIPNIQAQDNPIIKSTPQFSNEIINKNYGQNESPNSRGFQAGGYNPEVSSSGYGQYPSGLNQGVSATSQTYGQNDFEKPNSNYYSLNSKNLPYSGEPFNQLLPINNGFELSSTNPYNQKPTGINKNQIADTAIIGSQSLNSVGTNNGAQSSGTTYQNSYGQSSPEVQSFNREQGLSNYENGFNLNLPNQLQGSNNLGQSGSYSIGNEENYGQISPTYNTGRFNQDQQNQQLSNSYGPPAAPQSFINGRDPIQSSSNGPANGGYNNQDRPTTGPNVFDQSSPSTSRVSNNYSQTEFQPSSPSGNSYSQNGSSPPSSSGYYQGSPSNVLNGFEQNCQSTPGGRPNNYGPAGSQTLSTTKNNFNQNSPTNGAYPQGASQGSKSYGENIVKPNIATTQLRGYNQNGLTTQSSGQVSSSSHPGYGQGIGPCASKNDGDVGNDKTSTGSPADPGYGIRNQKKHSTIVPKGQFQNSNSPSSGNGVQISSNANNDNNFGEPGFNSFSNFAPGNQPNQPINPGTNNFDTNKHGDSINEAVFSPSNTGY; this is encoded by the exons ATGGACTTGCGTTTTTATTTCGTCGTCAACATTTTAACC GTTCTGCTAATTCACGAAGTTGTGTTCTCCAAATgtgatttgaaaatcaaaacgtATAATCATGTCACTAAATCCTATGTTGAAGAATTTCAAAGAAAGGAAAGACAAGCaccag ATCCATCCCGTATGTATTTGCCACCGAAGATAGATTCTGTCGCATCTAATGGTTTTGGAGGGCAAATAGATGCATCGAATAATtttggtaataataacaatagttatgGAGAAGTTGAAAACTCCCAGGACACATTTACAACAGATAACTATGATCTATCACCAACAACCCCCGAAGACGAGAGTGATAGTACTCTAGGATTGTTTGATACAATTAACCGTATGTCAAGTGGATCCGTTGGGTCATCCTTGGACCAGAGTAATGGTTACAATACTTTATCACCAGAAGGAAACAATTTTAGACAACCTTCAAACAAGAATAACGATTATACTAGTGGTGTAAATTTATCAGGAACTAATAACAACTATGGAACTTTGTTGGGCACAACATCGATACCAACTAATAACGGTGTTACTGCACAAACAGGAACAACGGACGGTTATGGACAAAACGAGCTATTGAAAACTGCTCAAAATCAAGGACCGTCTAAGTATAATTACAATGAAGCAACGGCAGCTAATCAGTTTGGTCAGAACCCAAGCACAGCCGGCGGTCAGTATAGCCAGAAAAGTACAGCTGAGAACACGGCAGGTGGTTATGGtaacacatattttagtaCATCAAAAGCTTTGCTTCAAGGTAATAATCGAATTGATGGTCAGAATTCATACGGTCAAGGAGGTAGTGGAAATATTGATCCAAACAGAGGTCAATCATTTTCTGTAGACAACAATGGTTATGGTAACACAATACCCAATTCGTTtggtcaaaaatatacaaacggcgattataatcaaaatggaAATGGAAATATAGCTAACACACAGTTTAGTATTGAAAAGAGTATAGATATCTCGAACAATCCGTCTTCAATCAGTTCAATTCCAAACATCCAAGCACAAGATAAtccaataattaaaagtacacCGCAGTTCAGTAatgaaatcattaataaaaattatggacAAAACGAGTCTCCCAATAGTCGTGGTTTCCAAGCTGGAGGATATAACCCAGAAGTATCGTCATCCGGGTATGGACAATACCCCAGTGGATTAAATCAAGGCGTATCAGCAACATCTCAAACTTATGGacaaaatgattttgaaaaaccaaactccaattattattcattgaatTCTAAGAATTTACCTTATTCTGGAGAAccttttaatcaattattgccAATTAATAATGGATTTGAACTAAGTTCGACCAACCCATACAATCAAAAGCCTAcaggaataaataaaaaccaaattgcTGATACCGCCATCATTGGCTCTCAAAGTCTCAATTCTGTAGGAACCAATAATGGGGCACAGTCATCAGGAACAACATACCAAAATTCGTACGGCCAGAGTTCACCAGAGGTTCAAAGTTTCAATCGGGAACAAGGTTTGTCAAATTACGAAAACGGGTTCAATTTAAACCTACCAAACCAATTACAAGGTTCTAACAATCTTGGACAGTCAGGATCTTATTCAATCGGAAATGAAGAGAACTATGGTCAAATTTCTCCAACGTATAATACAGGTAGATTTAATCAAGATCAACAAAACCAACAGCTGTCCAATAGCTACGGACCACCAGCAGCTCCTCAATCGTTTATAAACGGAAGAGATCCTATCCAAAGTTCATCGAATGGACCAGCGAACGGTGGATATAATAACCAAGATAGACCAACGACTGGTCCTAATGTTTTTGATCAAAGCAGCCCCTCTACGTCACGAGTATCAAATAACTATAGTCAAACTGAATTTCAACCATCATCTCCTAGTGGGAACAGTTACAGCCAAAATGGTTCAAGTCCACCCTCAAGCAGTGGATATTATCAAGGAAGTCCTTCAAACGTGTTGAACGGGTTTGAACAAAATTGCCAGAGTACACCAGGAGGACGACCCAATAACTATGGTCCAGCAGGATCTCAGACATTATCTACGACTAAAAACAACTTCAATCAAAATTCTCCAACAAATGGCGCTTACCCTCAAGGAGCATCACAAGGCTCAAAATCTTACGGAGAAAACATCGTTAAACCCAATATAGCTACGACTCAGTTAAGAGGTTATAATCAAAATGGTTTGACCACACAGAGTTCAGGTCAAGTAAGTTCCAGTTCACATCCAGGTTATGGGCAAGGAATAGGACCTTGCGCTTCCAAAAATGACGGGGACGTCGGTAATGATAAAACAAGTACAGGATCACCAGCAGATCCTGGCTATGGAATTCGAAACCAAAAAAAACATTCCACAATTGTTCCAAAAGgacaatttcaaaattctaACTCACCAAGTTCAGGAAATGGTGTGCAAATCTCTTCTAATgctaacaatgataataattttggcGAACCAGGTTTCAATTCTTTCTCAAATTTTGCACCAGGAAATCAACCCAACCAACCAATCAACCCCGGaaccaataattttgatacaaaTAAACATGGTGATAGCATAAATGAAGCAGTTTTCTCACCTTCAAATACTggttactaa
- the LOC113555509 gene encoding peptidyl-prolyl cis-trans isomerase cyp11 produces the protein MGVDTELVKTHVRPRCFMDVAVDNILLGRIVFELFDDFCPLTCENFRALCTGEKGLGKTTGKPLHFQGVIFHRVVKSFMVQCGDFSTGNGTGGESIFGGTFPDENFDLKHDQPFLLSMANRGPDTNGSQFFITTQPTPHLDGIHVVFGRVVSGQPVVMQIEELGVDKNSRPLQDAKVVKCGELILKSKIKQETEKSASDSETSSGSDDDKKRKRKKKKKEKESKRKTEKKSDRLKEENDDADADGQLHPLVSVSNIDPEEIPAGPPNRFLSRGGPSSMFLMKPQKDNDDRPKKRNRIRGVTKSGRIVKGRGTLRFRTPSRSRSRSYTPPHWRQEQKKMITFNEFEKLEIERKEKEEEIKRREEARKKRHEEREKREKSKNGQTPPGSPPKGSDKQSDKIEIDMMANIEDVFQIIRDRNIKNGSDNRDHKKADQRLSDIKKKSKGDNREKFQKMEKKFDRRSRSRSPKRRFDDNFRRDRVQRDGNRYRKDDRYNNKSTQERQRNRSRDREHFDKKKKHHRRSSSSSSEDRKSKKKVKNENSFSLSPEVKD, from the exons ATGGGAGTTGACACTGAATTAGTAAAGACACATGTTCGTCCTAGGTGTTTTATGGATGTAGCTGttgataatattcttttgGGTCGTATTGTGTTTGAACTGTTTGACGACTTTTGTCCTCTAACTTGTGAAAATTTCCGAGCATTGTGTACAGGCGAAAAAGGTTTGGGTAAAACTACTGGTAAACCTTTGCATTTCCAAGGTGTAATATTTCATCGCGTTGTTAAATCATTCATGGTTCAATGTGGAGATTTTTCAACTGGAAATGGTACAGGTGGTGAATCTATATTTGGAGGAACTTTTCCAG atgaaaattttgatttgaaaCATGACCAACCATTTTTACTTTCAATGGCTAATCGAGGACCAGATACAAATGGTtctcaattttttat AACAACTCAACCAACTCCTCACCTAGATGG tatacatgtGGTATTTGGAAGAGTGGTTTCTGGCCAGCCGGTTGTTATGCAGATTGAGGAACTTGGGGTTGACAAAAATTCACGACCACTTCAGGATGCAAAGGTGGTGAAATGTGGAGAGCTTATATTGAAGTCTAAAATTAAAC AAGAAACTGAGAAAAGTGCATCTGATAGTGAAACAAGTTCAGGATCAGACGAtgacaaaaaaagaaaacgaaAGAAAAAGAAGAAGGAAAAAGaatcaaaaagaaaaacagaAAAGAA ATCGGACCGTTTAAAGGAAGAAAATGATGATGCTGATGCAGATGGTCAGCTACATCCACTTGTATCTGTTTCTAATATTGACCCTGAAGAAATTCCAGCTGGACCCCCTAATAGATTTTTGTCTCGAGGCGGTCCTTCATCTATGTTTCTTATGAAACCACAAAAAGATAATGATGACAGACCAAAGAAAAGAAACAGAATTCGTGGTGTTACAAAATCTGGCCGTATTGTTAAAGGTCGCGGAACTCTCAGATTTCGAACTCCATCTCGTAGTAGGTCTAGAAGTTACACTCCGCCTCATTGGAgacaagaacaaaaaaaaatgataacattcAATGAATttgaa aaattagaGATTGAACGTaaagaaaaagaagaagaaatTAAAAGACGTGAAGAAGCCAGGAAAAAGAGGCACGAAGAAAGAGAGAAACGTGAGAAAAGTAAAAACGGACAAACACCTCCTGGATCTCCACCtaag ggTTCTGACAAACAAAgtgataaaattgaaattgacaTGATGGCTAATATTGAAgatgtatttcaaattatacgtgatcgcaatataaaaaatggttCAGATAATCGTGATCATAAAAAAGCAGACCAACGTTtaagtgatattaaaaaaaaaagcaaaggAGATAATAgagaaaaatttcaaaaaatggaAAAGAAGTTTGATAGACGTTCTAGGAGCCGTTCACCAAAACGTCGTTTTGATGACAATTTTCGCCGAGATCGGGTGCAAAGAGATGGAAATAGATATCGCAAAGATGATAGGTACAACAATAAATCAACACAAGAAAGACAAAGGAATCGTTCTAGGGATAGAGAACATTTTGACAAGAAAAAGAAACACCATCGCAGATCAAGCTCTAGTTCTTCGGAAGAtcgtaaaagtaaaaaaaaagttaagaatgaaaatagttttagtTTATCACCTGAAgttaaagattaa
- the LOC113557279 gene encoding BAG domain-containing protein Samui isoform X2, translated as MEAAKINPVIYPLSPSHSSTLEEFPFDDDMLRGHLSVRSHLEDLAKRHPDLAGHLRCPPWGGEPSSKSWSRKRTVSGEDNVPEGPSDLNHNYNDRTDSSPDKKRFEENMDKQNQHPFENNSRSQENDDKPQRFVSKLEFTPVNPINNQSENIQPHTQTQPQTDASTTSHGNQKQPNVRHIPIYVEGRSEPVYPKNVDQRFNENNSSTLPKRSAGKQTPFAQHHSFHDQNTAQRRQTPPSQNRQQTPPNETRSTPPPTQRQQVKPVDALEKVQIVQADVEELAVAVNQFSGSLRSDKQYIYLDEMLTRNLIKLDTIETEGRDDVRAARKKAIKTIQDTISILEIKAPQPQEESAGEELSSNSTETVPAENETLETEKVESNN; from the exons GAAGAATTTCCGTTTGATGATGACATGCTAAGAGGTCATTTGAGTGTCCGCTCACATTTAGAAGATTTAGCCAAAAGACACCCAGATCTCGCCGGTCATTTGCGTTGTCCACCTTGGGGAGGTGAACCTAGTTCGAAGAGTTGGAGTCGTAAACGTACAGTGTCTGGAGAAGATAACGTGCCTGAGGGACCATCAGATCTTAACCATAATTACAACGATCGAACTGATTCTAGTCCCGATAAAAAACGATTTGAAGAAAACATGGATAAGCAAAACCAGCATccgtttgaaaataattcaagaTCTCAGGAAAATGATGATAAACCTCAAAGATTTGTATCTAAACTAGAATTTACACCAGTAAATcctattaataatcaatctGAAAATATTCAGCCACATACACAAACACAACCTCAAACTGATGCTTCTACAACATCACACGGAAATCAAAAACAACCTAATGTGCGACACATTCCGATTTATGTGGAAGGCCGTTCTGAACCTGTATATCCAAAGAATGTTGATCAacgatttaatgaaaataatagctCAACTTTGCCAAAACGATCTGCTGGTAAACAAACTCCATTTGCACAACATCATTCCTTCCATGATCAAAATACCGCACAACGCCGTCAAACACCTCCATCCCAAAATCGTCAGCAAACTCCTCCAAATGAAACCAGATCTACTCCTCCGCCTACTCAGCGCCAACAAGTAAAACCAGTAGATGCTTTGGAAAAAGTGCAAATTGTTCAAGCCGATGTAGAAGAATTGGCGGTAGCTGTTAATCAATTTTCAGGTTCCTTACGTAgtgataaacaatatatttatttggatGAGATGCTTACAAGAAATTTGATCAAGCTAGATACCATTGAAACtgaag gaAGAGATGATGTTCGCGCAGCTAGAAAAAAAGCAATCAAAACTATCCAGGATACAATTTCTATTTTAGAAATCAAAGCTCCTCAACCCCAAGAAGAATCGGCAGGTGAAGAATTATCCTCAAATTCAACTGAAACTGTCCCAGCTGAAAATGAGACTTTAGAAACTGAAAAAGTAGAaagcaataattaa